Proteins from one Deltaproteobacteria bacterium genomic window:
- the fumC gene encoding class II fumarate hydratase, translating to MNTRTEVDSMGEIEVATQRYWGAQTERSRRNFTIGGEQFPTAVITALGVVKKACAQANLELGVLNGKIADAIINACYEVIAGKLDDEFPLVVWQTGSGTQTNMNANEVIANRANELLGSTRGSKKPVHPNDHVNLSQSSNDVFPTVMHVATACEIHERLLPALDKVIAIITSKAEAFADVIKIGRTHLQDATPITLGQEFSGWANQLQLARRALLATTPFLYELAQGGTAVGTGINTPKGFATLVAQKIAKLVGLPFITAPNKFAALAGHEAMVMVSAALKTLAVAATKIANDVRWLSSGPRAGIGEIAIPENEPGSSIMPGKVNPTQAEAMLMVAMQVMGNDATVAIGAASGNFELNVAKPVILVNVLRSIRLLADALLSFEEHCLCGIEPRRDRINMHLEQSLMLVTALSPHVGYDSAAKIAKYAHEYGITLREAAIKLGIVDGETFDKVMRPEKMIGCKE from the coding sequence ATGAATACACGTACAGAAGTAGATAGCATGGGTGAGATTGAAGTTGCGACGCAACGCTATTGGGGGGCGCAAACCGAACGTTCGCGGCGTAATTTTACTATAGGCGGTGAACAATTCCCCACTGCGGTTATTACAGCACTCGGTGTAGTTAAAAAAGCCTGTGCCCAAGCAAACCTTGAGTTAGGCGTTCTTAATGGGAAAATTGCGGATGCCATTATAAATGCCTGTTACGAAGTTATTGCGGGCAAACTTGACGATGAGTTTCCGTTAGTTGTTTGGCAAACTGGTAGTGGTACGCAGACCAACATGAATGCCAATGAGGTTATTGCCAATCGAGCCAATGAGCTTCTGGGCAGTACACGAGGTAGCAAAAAACCGGTGCACCCAAATGACCATGTAAATTTATCGCAATCTTCAAATGACGTTTTTCCTACGGTGATGCATGTGGCAACCGCCTGTGAAATCCACGAGCGTCTGCTACCGGCCCTTGATAAAGTAATTGCCATTATTACAAGTAAAGCCGAAGCTTTTGCAGATGTAATAAAAATTGGACGAACCCATTTGCAAGACGCCACTCCCATTACCTTAGGCCAAGAGTTTTCAGGATGGGCAAATCAATTGCAACTCGCACGGCGAGCGTTGTTGGCGACTACGCCTTTTCTTTATGAATTAGCTCAAGGTGGTACTGCTGTTGGAACTGGTATTAATACACCTAAAGGTTTTGCTACGCTTGTTGCTCAAAAAATTGCTAAGCTTGTTGGCCTGCCTTTTATTACTGCCCCAAACAAATTTGCCGCACTTGCTGGGCATGAAGCTATGGTAATGGTGAGCGCTGCGTTAAAAACACTTGCAGTAGCTGCAACAAAAATCGCTAATGATGTCCGTTGGCTTTCTAGTGGGCCGCGTGCTGGTATTGGGGAAATAGCTATTCCAGAAAACGAACCCGGCAGTTCAATAATGCCTGGCAAAGTAAACCCTACTCAGGCTGAAGCTATGCTGATGGTGGCCATGCAAGTAATGGGCAATGATGCCACCGTTGCAATTGGTGCTGCTAGCGGCAATTTTGAACTTAACGTAGCTAAGCCAGTAATCTTAGTAAATGTACTACGCTCAATACGCTTGCTCGCTGATGCCTTATTATCTTTTGAAGAGCATTGTTTATGTGGCATCGAGCCAAGACGTGATCGTATCAACATGCATTTAGAGCAATCGCTAATGTTGGTAACTGCCTTAAGCCCTCACGTAGGTTATGATAGTGCTGCTAAGATTGCTAAATATGCACATGAATACGGCATAACTTTGCGTGAAGCGGCAATAAAGCTTGGCATTGTTGATGGCGAGACTTTTGATAAAGTGATGCGACCAGAAAAGATGATTGGTTGCAAAGAATAA
- the acpP gene encoding acyl carrier protein — protein sequence MLSKAEIETKVKAIITRQLGVKDDGVELTQSFTDDLGADSLDIVELVMAMEDEFGFEIPDEEAEKIRTVADAINYIESHIQSGS from the coding sequence ATGCTTTCAAAGGCCGAAATCGAAACAAAAGTTAAGGCCATCATTACTCGACAACTTGGGGTGAAAGACGATGGAGTAGAGCTTACTCAATCATTCACCGATGATCTCGGTGCCGATTCACTAGATATTGTTGAGTTAGTTATGGCAATGGAAGACGAATTTGGTTTCGAAATTCCAGATGAAGAAGCTGAAAAAATTCGTACGGTTGCCGATGCTATAAATTATATAGAGTCCCACATACAAAGCGGTTCTTAA
- a CDS encoding nucleotidyltransferase codes for MASLGDVFAVINSAKQANIITDYAIGGAMAVLFYAEPTRTYDLDVFILQSQKTIGQLISITSIYEWAQSNNYAFDAEHIIIHGVPVQFLPAHNLIAEEAIHQARDLDYEGVPVRVIAPEHLIALALDAGGAKRRERIAYLLEAKVVDYEHLNEILLKYNLEAPWRRYLEFINHE; via the coding sequence TTGGCCTCTCTTGGTGACGTGTTTGCTGTAATTAATTCTGCAAAACAAGCTAATATCATTACAGATTATGCAATTGGCGGTGCTATGGCTGTACTTTTTTATGCAGAACCAACACGAACTTATGATCTTGATGTTTTTATACTGCAGTCGCAAAAAACCATTGGCCAATTAATCTCCATAACTTCAATTTATGAATGGGCACAGAGTAACAACTATGCTTTTGATGCAGAACATATAATCATCCATGGAGTGCCAGTACAATTTTTGCCTGCTCACAATCTTATTGCTGAAGAAGCAATACATCAGGCGCGCGATTTGGATTATGAGGGAGTGCCTGTAAGGGTAATTGCTCCAGAGCACCTCATAGCCTTAGCATTGGATGCAGGTGGAGCAAAAAGACGTGAGCGAATAGCCTATTTGCTTGAAGCTAAAGTAGTTGACTATGAGCATTTAAATGAAATTCTTTTAAAATATAATCTTGAAGCTCCTTGGAGAAGATACCTAGAGTTTATTAATCATGAGTGA